The DNA sequence TGACGCCTTCTACCGGATCGACACAGCCCTTGTACCGCCCACGGTCAATGTGGCGGGATGGACGCTGACGGTCGGTGGCAAGGTCGATCAGCCATTCGAACTGTCGTACCCGGAACTGATGTCGATGCCCCAAGTCGAGCACTACGTGACCTTGGCGTGTGTGAGCAATCCAGTCGGAGGCGACCTTGTCGGCAATGCTTTGTGGCAAGGAGTCCCGCTTCGCGCGCTGCTGGAAAAGGCTGGCGTCGCAGACGGCGCCCAGCAGATCGTCGCCGAATCCGTCGATGGGTTTACCGCTGCCTTCCCCATAACCGCCGCCTTGGACGGCCGTGACGCGATGGTTGCAGTCGGTATGAACGGTGTGCCGCTGCCGGTCAACCATGGATTCCCCGCCCGACTGGTCGTGCCGGGCCTGTATGGATATGTCTCGGCTACCAAGTGGCTGCGGGAGATTCGACTGACGACCTTCGCCGAAGAGGTCGGCTTCTGGATTCCGCGGGGGTGGGTGGCCGATGGCACCATTGAGGCGGCATCACGAATCGACGTGCCGACTGATGGCGCGACTGTTCCTGTCGGTGACGTCACAGTCGCCGGGAGGGCCTGGCATCAACGCGTGCCCGTCGGTGCTGTCGAGATATCTGTTGACGCGGGCCCGTGGCAGCCAGCGCAGTTGGCCTCCTCGATGGGCGTTGATACCTGGCGGTTGTGGTCGTGGAAGTGGCCGGCAGCAGTCGGCGGGCACGAACTGCGCGTGCGCATGATCGACGCCAACGGCAAGGTGCAGTCGCCAGCGGTCAGGCAGCCCGGTCCGGGAGCGTCCTCGGGCTACCAATCAATCGTCGTGGACGTCTCTTAGCGTCCGTTCACGTTCGGACGGATCTGCCGGATTGTCGCAGGCCCACGGTTACCGATCGGGAGCAATGAGCTGGTGTGAGGAGGCAATCGCCACGGCTACCTGCTGTCGATCGCCGCGATCGACGAAGTAGCTGATGTCAGCAGCCCGCTGGTAGTAGGGCTCCCGTCTACGCATGATCTCCTCGGCGGTGTGGATGCGGTGCAGGGATGGGCGACGAGGATCAGCTTCGGTCTTTGCCGCGAGTCGTGCGATGTCGCCTTTGAGCCAGACGATTGGCCCACCCTCGCGCAGAGCTTCGACCTTGCGGGCGCTAAATACCTCATTGCCGTCGGCATCGAGATCAACGATCGCTCCCCCGCCGCAGTCAACAATGATTCCGTCCATTGCCGAAAGCCGTTGCAAGACTCGGAACTCAGCATCGCGAAACCCTCGCCAATCGCCACCCTGGCTCTCGACGAAGTCGGGAATACTCATCCCGACCTCGTACTCAATCAGCGAGTCCGTCGACATGACGGGTCTCTTGGTCAGTACCGATAGACGTCGTGCGACATTCGATTTCCCGACGCCCCGCATACCGACGAGGTTGATGTTCATCGGGAGCACCATCCGTTTCCTGCCACTGCGGCTGACGTTCGGTCGGTTCACAGCCTAGTTCGCTGCGTCCGGATCGATTCAGGTTCGGGCACAGTCGCACTCGATTGCGCAGGTCTAGTTCTTCTCCGGGCGCGAGATATCGGGTGCCAATGCGCCTTGGGCAGCAACCGAACCGACCCGGCCACCGCCGGGTCCGCGTAACAGGAAGGCCACACCGACGGCCAACGCTGCGCCAAGCAGTGGCCCTGCCAAGTAGACCCAGTAGTCATTGAGGTCACCACCAACCAGGTTGGGACCGAATGTGCGGGCAGGATTCATCGAAGCGCCAGACAATGGTGCTGCCCACAGGCCGGCCAACGCGATGTATCCACCCACACCGATGGCGGCCATGATGCCGATATTTTGAGCTCCTGATGCCGTTCCCAGGATGACGCTCAGCAGGCCGAACGTCAGGATCGTCTCAGTCACGAAGGCCGCGAGCGCAGAGGTTGATGAGCCGGGATACGTGCCTCCGAACCGTGCGGAGTTTCCAACGATCCACTGCAGGCATAGCGCGGCGCAGATGGCGCCAGCCAATTGCACGACCACGTAGCCAGGTACCCGGCGCCACGGAAAGTCCTTGCGGAGCGCGAATGCGAAACTCACCGCCGGATTAAGATGCGCGCCTGACAACTTGCCCATAGCCATGATGATGGCCATCACCATCACCCCTGGAGCGACCACCGCCGCCGCTGTCGACACCGTTTCTGGGTAACGATCCCCGACCATCGGCCCGCCCGCCGCGACCAAGACCAACAAGTACGTGCCGACGAACTCCGCGATCAATCGCCGCCACTGTTGGTGTGGATCGGCGAAGTCTGAGAGCTGATCCGCGGCCTCTTGTGCCACGTCATCCCGGTTGTCGCCGCGCCGCGGTGGCTCACTCGAAGCGTCGTCGTTCACCGGGCAAGCGTGGCACAGGGTCTATTGGTTTGCCAGATCGTGCGGGTCGCCGGAGTCGCCGGTGATCTGCGCATTCTGATCGTTCTGCGCATTGATTCCGCCGAATAGTCGTCGCTCGTCGGACACACGCGGATACTTCCACCACACCAGCGTGATCGCGATCAGAACAGCGGCTGTTGCCACGGCGATCGCAGTGGACTTCCCTTCCGTGAAGGCTTGATTGGCCGCGGCGATCAACTGGGTTGCATCGGCGCCGGGCAGGGTCTTGGCGACTGCCTCGGCCCCCTCGTAAGAGGATCCGATCTCCTGTGCCGCTCGGTTGCCGAGTTGCTGGGCTTGGTCTGTCGGTAGCTGCGCAAAGGCGCGGCTGAAGTAGTCGCTGTAGGCGACCGCCAACAAGGTGCCGAGGATCGCTTGGAAGACGGCGCCACCGAGGTCTTTGGTCAGATCGGCCGAGCCTGAACTCATGCCAGCTTTGGTGAGGGGAAGCGACATGCTCAACGAACGCATCGCACAGGTCGACGCCATGCCGATGCCGATCCCGATGGAGAGGTAAGCAGCGACAACCCAGAGCAGAGATGTGCCAACCTGCCAGGTGAACAGCATGAGCAGGAAGCCCAGGACCACGACTGAGAGCCCGATCATGAATGGGGTTCGAGTTCCGCGAGCCTCGATCATTCGACCGGCCGCGACAGACGACGGAAACATCCCCGCGGCTAGACCCAAGGTCAACAGCACAGCCGACAGTGGATCCATCCCCAACACGTTCTGGGTGAACTGCTGACCAATGAACATGGCGCCGACCAAGGCGCCGAATGCAATCAGGCCGA is a window from the Candidatus Nanopelagicales bacterium genome containing:
- a CDS encoding molybdopterin-dependent oxidoreductase, whose translation is MSTMAADSVTADSRSVWSRRTGALVGALSAIVALAVAELLALVLPGKPSPIVGIANQVINLTPASIRESLISAVGTADKPILSAGIVAVILVLGAVIGLRFRDSARAAWPVYLILGLVVGLIAGAATARVWSSVIVGLVGGAAGWATLALLLRVTVNAVRDESGNVRLQPEPALARRTFLIASAGVTGAALAGIAVLSAVRSQSLQAVESARDALRLPTPARRAPAVPAGAGVDVPDMPPPVTPNDAFYRIDTALVPPTVNVAGWTLTVGGKVDQPFELSYPELMSMPQVEHYVTLACVSNPVGGDLVGNALWQGVPLRALLEKAGVADGAQQIVAESVDGFTAAFPITAALDGRDAMVAVGMNGVPLPVNHGFPARLVVPGLYGYVSATKWLREIRLTTFAEEVGFWIPRGWVADGTIEAASRIDVPTDGATVPVGDVTVAGRAWHQRVPVGAVEISVDAGPWQPAQLASSMGVDTWRLWSWKWPAAVGGHELRVRMIDANGKVQSPAVRQPGPGASSGYQSIVVDVS
- a CDS encoding shikimate kinase, which codes for MNINLVGMRGVGKSNVARRLSVLTKRPVMSTDSLIEYEVGMSIPDFVESQGGDWRGFRDAEFRVLQRLSAMDGIIVDCGGGAIVDLDADGNEVFSARKVEALREGGPIVWLKGDIARLAAKTEADPRRPSLHRIHTAEEIMRRREPYYQRAADISYFVDRGDRQQVAVAIASSHQLIAPDR
- a CDS encoding aquaporin; translation: MNDDASSEPPRRGDNRDDVAQEAADQLSDFADPHQQWRRLIAEFVGTYLLVLVAAGGPMVGDRYPETVSTAAAVVAPGVMVMAIIMAMGKLSGAHLNPAVSFAFALRKDFPWRRVPGYVVVQLAGAICAALCLQWIVGNSARFGGTYPGSSTSALAAFVTETILTFGLLSVILGTASGAQNIGIMAAIGVGGYIALAGLWAAPLSGASMNPARTFGPNLVGGDLNDYWVYLAGPLLGAALAVGVAFLLRGPGGGRVGSVAAQGALAPDISRPEKN